In Halobacteroides halobius DSM 5150, the genomic window TTGATAAAGAATCATTGGTTAAGTCAGTTCTAGCGACAGCCAAGAAAGAAGGAGTAGTTAATGTTTGTCAACTAGGTGCAATTACTAAGGAGAGTAAAGGAACAGAGTTAGCTGAGATTGGTAGAATGAAGCAAGCAGGAGTCGTTGGAATTTCTGATGATGGAAATTCAATTATGAATGCTGAGGTAATGAGATTGGCCCTTAAGTATGCTAAAGATTTTAACTTACCAGTTATTTCTCACTGTGAAGATGATAATTTAGCTGGAGAGGGAGTGGTTCACGAAGGTTACTATTCTACAATTACAGGTTTAAATCCGATTCCTGCTTCTGCAGAAGATGTAATGGTAGCCCGAGATATATATTTAGCTAAAGAAACAAATAGTAAAGTACATATTGCTCATATTAGTACCAAAGGTTCTGTTAAGCTAGTTAGACAGGCTAAAGAGAGAGGAGTGAAAGTAACTTGTGAAGTGACACCCCATCACTTTACTTTGACTGATGCTGAGATTACTTCTTTTGCTACAGCCACTAAAGTAAATCCTCCGTTAAGAAGTCAAGAAGATGTAGAGGCAATCAAGGAGGGTTTACAAGATGGAACTATTGATGTAATAGCAACAGACCATGCTCCTCATGCTATAGAAGAGAAGGATGTAGAATATGACTATGCTCCTTTTGGGATTTCAGGGTTAGAGACAGCTTTAGGTTTAGTTTTAACTGAATTAGTTAAGCCAGGGGTCTTAAGTTTAGAAGAAGCTATAGCTAAGGTAACTATTCAACCTGCTCAAATTTTAGGTTTAAATAAAGGACGGCTAGAAGTTGGAGAAGTGGCAGACTTAACAGTAATTGATTTAGAAGACCAGTGGCAGGTAAACCCAACTAAATTTCTTTCTAAGGGCCAAAATACACCATTTGCGGGTTATAAATTACAGGGGAAGACAGTAATGACAATAGTGGATGGGGAAGTAGTTTATTCAATTAATTGATAGTGTACAATTTACAGTAATTAATTAAATGGGGTGAAAAAATGAATTTTACAGATAGATTAATAGCAAAGGTAAAAGAAAAAAAGAGCCATGTCTGTGTCGGATTAGACCCTAGACTTGATCGAATTCCAGATAAAATAAGAGAAGAAGCAATTAAAAAATATGGAGAGACTAAAGAAGCTGTAGTTGATGCTTTTTTAACCTTTAATCAAGGGATTATTGATGCTGTAAAAGATGATGTAGCAATTATTAAGCCTCAGATGGCTTTTTATGAAAAGTATGGCTACCAAGGAATTAAAGCTTTTGAAAAAACAGTAGCTTATGCTAAAAAACAGGGATTATTAGTAATTACTGATGCTAAGCGAAATGATATTGGTTCTACTGCAAAGGCTTATGCAGATAGCTATTTAGGAAGTTCAAGTAAGTCAGATTCTTTAACTGTTACTCCCTATCTTGGTTCAGATGGAATCAAGCCTTTTATAACACATTGTCAAGCTAATGATAAAGGGGTCTTTATTTTAGTTAAGACATCTAATCCTTCTGCTGGAGAGTTACAGGATCTAGAATTAAAAGATGGAGATAGAGTTTACGAGAAATTGGCCCGTCTAGTAGAAGATTGGGGAATGGATAGTATAGGCGATAAAGGATATAGTTCAGTAGGAGCAGTTATAGGGGCTACTTATCCACAAGAGGCTAGAAAATTAAGAAAAATAATGAAGCATAATTACTTCTTAGTACCAGGTTATGGTGCCCAAGGTGGAGGGGCCAAAGATGTAGTACCCTGTTTTAATCAGGATGGTCTAGGAGCAGTAGTCAATTCATCACGAGGGATTATTTTTGCTTATCAACAGGAAGACTGTAGTAATGATTATCAACAAGCAGCTAAAAAAGCAGTTTTAGATATGAAAGAAGATATAAATACTGCTTTACAAGAAGTTAATAAATTAACATGGGAGTAAACTATAAACTAAAAAATTGGGAGGGAAAAAAATGCAACAAGCAAAATTAGTCTTAGAAGATGGAACAATCTTTACAGGACAGAGCTTTGGCGCAGCAAGAGAGACTAGTGGTGAAATTGTTTTTAATACTTCAATGACTGGCTATCAGGAAATTTTAACTGATGCTTCTTATAAAGGTGAAATAGTGACTATGACCTATCCTTTAATTGGAAACTACGGAACTAATGAAGAGGATATTGAATCTTATACTTCACATGTGAATGGATTTATTGTAAAAGAGTTTTGTCAGGAACCTAGTAACTGGCGTTATCAAGAAAAATTAGCTAATTATTTGAAAGAGCATGGTATTGTAGCTATTTCGGGGGTAGATACTAGAGCTTTAACAAAAAAATTAAGAACAGAAGGAACAATGAAAGGAATTATTACAGTTACAGATAAGGCTGAGAATAAGTTAGTTACAGCAGCTAAAGAGGCACCTGGATTATCTGGTAGAGATTTAGTAGGTGAAGTAACAACTGATGAAATTTATAATCAGGGAGAAGAAAATAAGGAGTATCAAGTTGTTTTAGTAGATTGTGGCGCTAAAAAGAATATAGTTCGTTCTTTAGTAGGTCGAGGTTGTGAAGTAATAGTAGTACCAGCTACTACTTCAGCTGAAAAGATTTTATCTTATAATCCAGATGGAGTTATGATCTCTAATGGGCCTGGAGATCCACAAGATGTCTTTTATGTAGTAGAAACAGTTAAAGAATTATTAGGAGAAGTCCCTATCTTTGGAATCTGTCTAGGTCATCAGATTATTGGTTTAGCTTGTGGAGCAGAGACTTATAAATTGAAATTTGGACATCGCGGGGCCAACCACCCAGTTAAAGATTTAGCTACAAAGAGAGTCTATATTACGTCTCAAAATCATGGGTTTGCTATTAAGGCAGATTCAGTAGCAGATTTAGATTTAGAAGTAACCCATATAAATATTAATGATAATACTGTAGAAGGAATTAAACACAAAGAATATCCAGTTTTTTCTGTTCAGTATCACCCAGAAGCATCACCAGGGCCAGAAGATTCACATTATCTATTCGATGAATTTATAGAACTGATGTAGTAAATCAATTCTAAATTGTAAATTATAAATAAATTGGGAGGTTAAAATATGACACAAAGAAAAGATCTAGATAAAGTAATGGTTATTGGATCAGGGCCAATTATTATTGGACAAGCAGCGGAGTTTGATTATTCAGGAAGCCAAGCTTGTCGAGCTCTAAGAGATGAAGGGTTAGAAGTTGTCTTAGTCAATAGCAATCCAGCTACAATTATGACTGATAAAAATATGGCTGATAGAGTTTATATTGAACCTTTAACAGTTGAGTCGGTATCACAGATTTTAGAACAAGAAAAACCAGATGGTTTATTACCAACACTAGGTGGTCAGACGGGACTTAACTTAGCGACAGACTTAGCTGAGGCAGGAATTTTAGATGAATTAGGAATTGAATTACTAGGAACACCAATTGCTACTATTCAGCAAGCAGAAGATAGAAATTCCTTTAAAGCTTTGATGGATGAAATTGATGAACCAGTTTTATCAAGTCGGATTACAGAGAATATAGTTGAAGCTAAGCATATTGCTAATGATATCGGTTATCCGGTTATTGTTCGTCCGGCTTATACAATGGGAGGAGCTGGTGGAGGTGTAGCTAATAATCCAGATGAGCTAGAAGAAATAGCTAATAGAGGGTTTAAGCATAGTCTAATTGGTCAAGTCTTAATTGAAAAGAGTATTAAAGGTTGGAAAGAAATTGAGTATGAAGTAATGCGTGATAGTAATGATAACTGTATTACTGTCTGTAATATGGAAAACTTTGATCCAGTAGGAGTCCATACGGGAGATAGTATTGTCTTTGCTCCTAGTCAGACATTAGCTGATAAAGAGTATCAGATGCTACGTTCTTCAGCCCTGAAAATAATTAGAGCTTTAGGGATTGAAGGAGGTTGTAATGTTCAGTATGCTCTAGATCCAGATACCTTCCAGTATCATGTGATTGAGGTTAACCCTCGAGTTAGTAGATCTAGTGCCCTAGCTTCTAAAGCAACAGGATATCCAATTGCTAAGGTATCAGCTAAGATTGCGCTAGGTTATACTTTAGATGAGATTGAGAATGCTATTACCCAACGGACTAAGGCCTGCTTTGAGCCTGCCCTAGATTATGTAGTGACTAAGATTCCACGTTGGCCCTTTGATAAGTTCCATTATGCAGATAGAGAATTAGGAACTCAAATGAAAGCAACTGGAGAAGTAATGTCTATAGATAGAACAATAGAAACTTCCCTGCTAAAAGCAGTTCGTTCTTTAGAGATTGGTGCTTATGGATTTAAGCATCAAGATATAGAAGAGCTCTCCAATGAGGAGATTGAAAAACAATTAAAAGATGCTACTGATCAGCGCTTATTTGTAATAGCCGAAGCAATGAGGCGCGGATATACAGTAGAGGATATTTATCAAATCACAGAGATTACTACTTTCTTCTTATATAAGATCAAGAATATTATTGATTGTGAACAAAGATTAGCAGAAGAAATAACTACTGAATTATTAACAGAAGCTAAGGAATTAGGTTTTTCTGATCATGAGATTGCTCAATTAACTAGTAAGTCAGAAGAAGAGATTAAAGAGTTACGAAGAGAAGAAGAAATTAAGCCAGTTTATAAGATGGTAGATACCTGTGCTGCTGAATTTGAAGCAGAGACCCCTTATTATTATTCCTCCTATGAACAGATTAATGAGTCTAAGACTACTGACCAGGATAAAGTAATGGTTTTAGGTTCCGGGCCAATTAGAATCGGCCAGGGCATTGAGTTTGATTACTGTAGTGTCCACTCAGTCTGGGCCTTAGATGAATTAGGTTATGAATCAGTAATTGTTAATAACAATCCTGAAACCGTAAGTACAGATTTTGATACATCAGATAGACTATACTTTGAACCACTAACTAAAGAAGATGTAATGCATATTGTAGAACATGAAGAGCCAGAAGGAGTTGTTCTCCAATTTGGAGGTCAAACATCAATCAATCTAGCTAAACCACTAGCTGAGGCAGGAGTCAATATCTTAGGAACTAGTGTAGAAGCAATTGATTTAGCAGAAGATAGGGATAAATTTATTAATCTACTACAGGATCTAGAGATTGCCACTCCTATTGGAGATGTAGCAGCATCAATGGATGAAGCTAAGAAAATAGCCCAAGATATAGGATATCCAGTCTTAGTAAGACCATCTTATGTACTAGGTGGTAGAGCAATGGAAGTTGTTTATAATCAAGATGAGCTGTTAAATTATATGGAGACGGCAGTTAAAGTTTCTCCAGAACATCCAATTTTAATTGATAAGTATATGATTGGAAAAGAAATTGAAGTTGATGCTATATCTGATGGAGAAGATGTAATTATTCCAGGTATTATGGAGCATGTAGAAAGAGCTGGGGTTCACTCAGGAGATAGTATAGCAGTCTATCCAGCCCAAACACTAACAGAAGAATTAGAAAATAAGATAGAAGAATATACTACTAAATTAGTAAGAGCAATGAATGTTAAAGGGTTGGTTAATATTCAGTGTGTTATCTTTGAAGATGAGGTTTATGTAATCGAAGTTAACCCTAGATCAAGTAGAACGATTCCTTATTTAAGTAAGGTAACAGGAATTCCAATGGTTAAGTTAGCTACGAAAGCAATGCTAGGAGAGAAGTTAGCAAAGATGGATTATCCAACTGGATTAGTCCCCAAACAAGACCATGTAGCAGTTAAAGTACCAGTCTTCTCTTTTTCTAAATTGACGAAAGTAGATACCAATTTAGGACCGGAAATGAAATCAACTGGTGAAGTATTAGGATTAGATGAAGACTATGAAAAGGCACTTTATAAAGGATTTATAGGAGCTGGAATTGATATTCCAGAGGAGGGGACTATATTAGCTACAGTCGCAGATAAAGATAAGCAAGAAGCCATTCCTTATATTAAGGAATTTGCTAAATTAGGATTTAAGATTATAGCTACAAAAGGTACTGCTCAAGCTCTAAGAGAGTCAGGGGTAGAAGTAAAAGAGGTTAATAAGTTATCTGAAGAGGGCTCCCCTAATGTAATTGAGCTAATTAAACAAGATCAAATTGACTTAGTAGTTAATACCTTGACTAAAGGTAAAGTACCAGCTAGAGATGGTTTCCAGATTCGTAGAAATGCTGTAGAGATGGGAGTTCCATGTTTAACTTCTCTTGACACAACAGAAGCTATCTTACATGTCTTACAAGAGATTAAATCAGGAGTTAAAATTACAGCTAAAGCTCTACAGGACTACGTTTAAAAAAGTAATTGACAATTATCAACTCTAAATTAATAGAAAGAGGTGTTAAGATGGCACAGCAAGTAATCAAAGAGATAGTTACCCAAAAGGAGATCTCTCCTAATCACTTTAAGATGGTGATTAGGGCTCCTAAGATTGCTAAAGAAGCTCAACCGGGCCAATTTCTACACTTAAAATGGGTTAATGATTTAACAGGACAGGATCCACTACTTAGACGTCCGATTAGTCTTAATAGTATCGATCAAGCTAAAGGAACGATTACAATCATCTATCGTGTAATTGGACGTGGTACTAAGCTGTTATCTAGTCTTCAAGCAGGAGATGAAATAGATTTAATGGGGCCGTTAGGAGAAAGTTTTTCTGTATCTGATTCTGCTAGTAAAATTGCTATAGTGGGGGGCGGAATGGGAATTGCTCCCTTGTTACCTTTAGTAAATCAATTATTAGACTTAGATAAGCAAGTGACTCTTTTATTAGGGGCCAATACTAAGGAACAATTAATAAATTTAGCTGAGTACCAAAAGTTAGATGTTAATTTAAAAATTGCTACTAGAGATGGAAGTTGTGGGCAACAAGGTTTTATAACTGATTTATTAACAGAATTATCAAAGATAGATTATGTTTATACTTGTGGTCCAGAGATAATGATGGAGAAGGTACAAGACTGGGCCAAGCAAGAAAAGATTGTAGGTGAAGCTTCTTTAGAAGAAAGAATGGGTTGTGGGACAGGAGCTTGCTTATCGTGTGTCTGTAAAATTAAGGTAGGAAGTAAAGATGATTGGCAGTATCAAAAGACCTGTACACAAGGGCCAATTTTTCCATTAGGTGAGGTGATTTTTGGTGAGTAAGGTTAATCTAGCAGTTGATTTAAATGGACTTAAGTTACAAAACCCAGTTACTACTGCTTCAGGAACCTTTGGTTTTGGAGAAGAATATCAAGATTATCTAGATTTAGATAGCTTAGGTGGAGTAATGGTAAAAGGTACTACCTTACATCCTAAACAAGGTAATCCTACACCCCGGATTGCTGAAACAAAGGCTGGGATGTTAAATGCCATTGGATTACAAAATCCAGGTGTTGATTACTTGATAAAAGAAATTTTACCTACTATTAAGGATTATGATTTTAAGACTATTGTTAATATCTCAGGTAATACAGTTAAGGACTATGCTAAGTTAGCTAGTAAGCTAAATCAAGCCGGTGTAGCTGCTTTAGAGGTCAATATATCCTGTCCAAATGTTAAACAAGGGGGATTAGCCTTTGGAACTCAACCAGAAATGGCTGCTGGAGTAGTAGAAGCTGTAAGAGCAGAAACGGATTTACCATTAATTACAAAGCTATCACCTAATGTAGCTGATATTACTGAGATTGCTAGAGCAGTAGAAGAAGCAGGAACAGATGTTATTTCTTTAATCAATACTTTATTAGGGATGAAGATAGATATTGATAGTCAAAAGCCTATTTTAGCTAATCAGATGGGAGGTTTATCAGGGCCAGCAATTAAGCCAGTAGCAGTTAGAATGGTCTATCAAGTAGCTCAAGCAGTAGATGTACCTTTAATTGGCATGGGAGGAATTAGTAACGCTCAAGATGCTATTGAGTTCTTATTAGCAGGGGCAGATGCTATCTCTATTGGGACGGCCAATTTTGTTAATCCACAAGTATCAATGGAAGTTTTAGAGGGGCTTGAAGATTATTTAGTAGAGAATGATTATGATAATGTGAGTGAGATAGTAGGTAATGCAATTAACAATTCTAAATTATAAACTAAAATTTGGGGGGGATAAAGATGAACAAAGAAAGAGTAATTGAAATTTTTAAGCAGACAGGAGTATTACAGGAAGGACACTTTAAATTAAGTTCAGGCTTACATAGTAATCAGTATTTACAGTGTGCCCAAGTACTACAGTACCCTGTATATGCACAAGAGTTAGCTAAGGGATTGGCTAAGAAATTTTCTGAGGTAGATATTGATGTAGTAGTTGGCCCGGCTATGGGGGGAGTAACTTTATCTTATGCGGTAGGACTTGCTTTAGAGAAAAAGACTATCTTTACTGAACGTGAAGCAGGCAAGATGGTTTTAAGAAGGGGTTTTAGATTAAATCCAGGTGATAAAGTATTAGTTATTGATGATGTATTAACTACAGGAAAATCTGTTAATGAAGTTATTGAGGTACTAGATAGAACCGAAGCTAATTTAGCAGGAGTTGGTGTCTTAGTTGATCGTAGTGCAGGGCAAGTTGATTTTAAAGCACCAATTGAATCAATGTTACAAATCGATGTCAAAGCTTATCAACCACAAGAGTGTCCAATGTGTAAAGAAGAGATTGAGTTTAATCAACCAGGTAGTCGACATTTAAATAAATAACTTTTAAAGCCAACCTGACTGGTTGGCTTTTTTATTTTGCGGAAAAACTCTTTAAAAAGGTTGTTTTCTTGGTTATAATTATTATAGTTTGTAATATATTTTTAAATAGATTATTAAATTTTAGTAGCTGATCACATTGTGTAAAGAAAATAGAGGAGGAAACAGATGGAGCTTAAATTAGAAGTATCTTTGTTTGATATGGTCGTTTCTTTATCTGATGCTTTAGATTTAATTAGTTCAACAGTAACTGGTCATCACAAAAGAGTAGCGTATATTGCTACTAGTATAGCTGATAAGTTAGATCTATCCCAGCAAGAAAAAGAAGAGCTTTTGATTGCAGGAGCTTTACATGATGTGGGAGCATTAGCATTAAATAAAAAGCTTAGTAGTTTGATGTTTGATTTTAATGCTTCCACTGACGTAGGAAATCATGCTGAGTTGGGTTATCAAACGTTGCATAAGTTTTCTCCTTTTAAACGAGTTGCTAAAATAATACGATATCATCATACTAGTTGGAAAGAGAGAAAGAAAAATAGTAATGTAGTTTTAGCCGCCAATATTCTCTATTTAGCTGATCGAATAGATGTCTTAATTGATTTTGAAACGGAGATTTTAAGCCAAACTGATAGAATAAAAGATCAAATTAAAGAATACCAAACTGACATATTCTTTTCTAAAGTAGTTGAAGCTTTTTTAGATGTAGCTACCAAGGATGCATTCTGGTTTAATATTGTTTCTTCTTGGGTGGATCAATTTTTAGTTAATAGTACAGTTAAAAATTGTGTAAAATTAGATTTTGAACTTTTGTTAAGATTGGCCCAGATATTTGGAAGAATTATAGACTTTAGGAGTTCTTTTACTGCAACCCACTCTAGTGGAGTAGCTGCTAGTGCACAAAGACTGGCTAGATTATCTGGTTTTTCTAGAGCAAAGTTTAGTATGATGAGAATTGCTGGTTACTTACATGATTTAGGGAAGTTAGCTATTCCTGTAGAAATTCTTAATAAAACGGGTAAATTAACAGCTACAGAGTTTAATATCATTAAGAAACATACTTTTTATACATATCAGATTTTAGATGGGATACCAGAGTTAGCTGAGATTAAAAACTGGGCAGCTTTTCATCATGAGCGCCTTGATGGAGCTGGATATCCATTTGGTTTAGATAAAGATAAATTATCTAGAGGAGCTAGAATTATGGGTGTAGCTGATGTATTTACGGCGATTACAGAAGACCGTCCTTATAGGGCAGGAATGGAAAAGGAACAAGCAACCAAAATATTGACTGATATGGTACAAGATGGAGCGGTTGATGGTAGTGTTGTTCAAGTTTTAGTTGATAATTATGAAGGAATAAACCATATTCGTAAATCAGCCCAAGCAATTGAAAGTGAAGAGTATAAAAAGTTTCGTCAAAGAAGTATTTAATAAGGCTTGGCAATGTATATTTTAGCAGAAATGATTTATACTAATTATAATCATAGGATAATTATGGGAAAAAGAAGGAAAAAAGAAATTTATCAAGAAGTACTAACTAATTGAAGGCTTATATGTTCAGTTAAGTTATTTTTAAAAGAGGTGATGTTATGCAGCAGTTTGTCTATACAAATGAGGGTAAAGTCTTATTACGAGAAGCTAAAGAGAGTGATATTCCTAAAGTATATGAAATGTATCAGGATTATTATCCGAAATCTTGGTGGAAGAGTA contains:
- a CDS encoding dihydroorotase, whose amino-acid sequence is MSKLLLKNGVVINPVKQTKKKEDILIEDNKIVKLGSNLKSETAQVIDIAGKIITPGLVDMHVHLREPGFEYKETIKTGTKAAAKGGFTTVAAMPNTNPVIDKESLVKSVLATAKKEGVVNVCQLGAITKESKGTELAEIGRMKQAGVVGISDDGNSIMNAEVMRLALKYAKDFNLPVISHCEDDNLAGEGVVHEGYYSTITGLNPIPASAEDVMVARDIYLAKETNSKVHIAHISTKGSVKLVRQAKERGVKVTCEVTPHHFTLTDAEITSFATATKVNPPLRSQEDVEAIKEGLQDGTIDVIATDHAPHAIEEKDVEYDYAPFGISGLETALGLVLTELVKPGVLSLEEAIAKVTIQPAQILGLNKGRLEVGEVADLTVIDLEDQWQVNPTKFLSKGQNTPFAGYKLQGKTVMTIVDGEVVYSIN
- the pyrF gene encoding orotidine-5'-phosphate decarboxylase, with product MNFTDRLIAKVKEKKSHVCVGLDPRLDRIPDKIREEAIKKYGETKEAVVDAFLTFNQGIIDAVKDDVAIIKPQMAFYEKYGYQGIKAFEKTVAYAKKQGLLVITDAKRNDIGSTAKAYADSYLGSSSKSDSLTVTPYLGSDGIKPFITHCQANDKGVFILVKTSNPSAGELQDLELKDGDRVYEKLARLVEDWGMDSIGDKGYSSVGAVIGATYPQEARKLRKIMKHNYFLVPGYGAQGGGAKDVVPCFNQDGLGAVVNSSRGIIFAYQQEDCSNDYQQAAKKAVLDMKEDINTALQEVNKLTWE
- the carA gene encoding glutamine-hydrolyzing carbamoyl-phosphate synthase small subunit; the protein is MQQAKLVLEDGTIFTGQSFGAARETSGEIVFNTSMTGYQEILTDASYKGEIVTMTYPLIGNYGTNEEDIESYTSHVNGFIVKEFCQEPSNWRYQEKLANYLKEHGIVAISGVDTRALTKKLRTEGTMKGIITVTDKAENKLVTAAKEAPGLSGRDLVGEVTTDEIYNQGEENKEYQVVLVDCGAKKNIVRSLVGRGCEVIVVPATTSAEKILSYNPDGVMISNGPGDPQDVFYVVETVKELLGEVPIFGICLGHQIIGLACGAETYKLKFGHRGANHPVKDLATKRVYITSQNHGFAIKADSVADLDLEVTHININDNTVEGIKHKEYPVFSVQYHPEASPGPEDSHYLFDEFIELM
- the carB gene encoding carbamoyl-phosphate synthase large subunit → MTQRKDLDKVMVIGSGPIIIGQAAEFDYSGSQACRALRDEGLEVVLVNSNPATIMTDKNMADRVYIEPLTVESVSQILEQEKPDGLLPTLGGQTGLNLATDLAEAGILDELGIELLGTPIATIQQAEDRNSFKALMDEIDEPVLSSRITENIVEAKHIANDIGYPVIVRPAYTMGGAGGGVANNPDELEEIANRGFKHSLIGQVLIEKSIKGWKEIEYEVMRDSNDNCITVCNMENFDPVGVHTGDSIVFAPSQTLADKEYQMLRSSALKIIRALGIEGGCNVQYALDPDTFQYHVIEVNPRVSRSSALASKATGYPIAKVSAKIALGYTLDEIENAITQRTKACFEPALDYVVTKIPRWPFDKFHYADRELGTQMKATGEVMSIDRTIETSLLKAVRSLEIGAYGFKHQDIEELSNEEIEKQLKDATDQRLFVIAEAMRRGYTVEDIYQITEITTFFLYKIKNIIDCEQRLAEEITTELLTEAKELGFSDHEIAQLTSKSEEEIKELRREEEIKPVYKMVDTCAAEFEAETPYYYSSYEQINESKTTDQDKVMVLGSGPIRIGQGIEFDYCSVHSVWALDELGYESVIVNNNPETVSTDFDTSDRLYFEPLTKEDVMHIVEHEEPEGVVLQFGGQTSINLAKPLAEAGVNILGTSVEAIDLAEDRDKFINLLQDLEIATPIGDVAASMDEAKKIAQDIGYPVLVRPSYVLGGRAMEVVYNQDELLNYMETAVKVSPEHPILIDKYMIGKEIEVDAISDGEDVIIPGIMEHVERAGVHSGDSIAVYPAQTLTEELENKIEEYTTKLVRAMNVKGLVNIQCVIFEDEVYVIEVNPRSSRTIPYLSKVTGIPMVKLATKAMLGEKLAKMDYPTGLVPKQDHVAVKVPVFSFSKLTKVDTNLGPEMKSTGEVLGLDEDYEKALYKGFIGAGIDIPEEGTILATVADKDKQEAIPYIKEFAKLGFKIIATKGTAQALRESGVEVKEVNKLSEEGSPNVIELIKQDQIDLVVNTLTKGKVPARDGFQIRRNAVEMGVPCLTSLDTTEAILHVLQEIKSGVKITAKALQDYV
- a CDS encoding dihydroorotate dehydrogenase electron transfer subunit, which encodes MAQQVIKEIVTQKEISPNHFKMVIRAPKIAKEAQPGQFLHLKWVNDLTGQDPLLRRPISLNSIDQAKGTITIIYRVIGRGTKLLSSLQAGDEIDLMGPLGESFSVSDSASKIAIVGGGMGIAPLLPLVNQLLDLDKQVTLLLGANTKEQLINLAEYQKLDVNLKIATRDGSCGQQGFITDLLTELSKIDYVYTCGPEIMMEKVQDWAKQEKIVGEASLEERMGCGTGACLSCVCKIKVGSKDDWQYQKTCTQGPIFPLGEVIFGE
- a CDS encoding dihydroorotate dehydrogenase, which gives rise to MSKVNLAVDLNGLKLQNPVTTASGTFGFGEEYQDYLDLDSLGGVMVKGTTLHPKQGNPTPRIAETKAGMLNAIGLQNPGVDYLIKEILPTIKDYDFKTIVNISGNTVKDYAKLASKLNQAGVAALEVNISCPNVKQGGLAFGTQPEMAAGVVEAVRAETDLPLITKLSPNVADITEIARAVEEAGTDVISLINTLLGMKIDIDSQKPILANQMGGLSGPAIKPVAVRMVYQVAQAVDVPLIGMGGISNAQDAIEFLLAGADAISIGTANFVNPQVSMEVLEGLEDYLVENDYDNVSEIVGNAINNSKL
- the pyrE gene encoding orotate phosphoribosyltransferase, which codes for MNKERVIEIFKQTGVLQEGHFKLSSGLHSNQYLQCAQVLQYPVYAQELAKGLAKKFSEVDIDVVVGPAMGGVTLSYAVGLALEKKTIFTEREAGKMVLRRGFRLNPGDKVLVIDDVLTTGKSVNEVIEVLDRTEANLAGVGVLVDRSAGQVDFKAPIESMLQIDVKAYQPQECPMCKEEIEFNQPGSRHLNK
- a CDS encoding HD-GYP domain-containing protein encodes the protein MELKLEVSLFDMVVSLSDALDLISSTVTGHHKRVAYIATSIADKLDLSQQEKEELLIAGALHDVGALALNKKLSSLMFDFNASTDVGNHAELGYQTLHKFSPFKRVAKIIRYHHTSWKERKKNSNVVLAANILYLADRIDVLIDFETEILSQTDRIKDQIKEYQTDIFFSKVVEAFLDVATKDAFWFNIVSSWVDQFLVNSTVKNCVKLDFELLLRLAQIFGRIIDFRSSFTATHSSGVAASAQRLARLSGFSRAKFSMMRIAGYLHDLGKLAIPVEILNKTGKLTATEFNIIKKHTFYTYQILDGIPELAEIKNWAAFHHERLDGAGYPFGLDKDKLSRGARIMGVADVFTAITEDRPYRAGMEKEQATKILTDMVQDGAVDGSVVQVLVDNYEGINHIRKSAQAIESEEYKKFRQRSI